The following coding sequences are from one Streptomyces sp. NBC_01431 window:
- a CDS encoding alpha/beta hydrolase family protein, whose protein sequence is MKRNRRISAVAALALAALVTGTGAGFAATTTPSATPVATHAFDTAPATAPAPTPSFHGTLPAPTGPYAAGEDIIHLTDASRPDPWVPSSGPRQLTVTMVYPAVPGTGTPAPYMTLAEAAGHIQQAKIPASSGITPQNVSSVTTHAFDGARPQHGKYPLVLLSPGFGDPRMVLTSLATDLASHGYVVALVGDTNGDSGETLANGQTPPCAICDDPNLDMDTVTASRALDESFVIDQLTHGNTAWRLAHLIDKHEIGVAGHSIGGATAAATMIADPRVRAGVNMDGKFYPVPMPGQINRPFLMLGETDTHLAGGSDTTWEQTWAALGGYKKWLTVTGANHPSFTDVDLLEEQAGFPTPPLDPERGIVITREYVTAFFDQTLKNIHSPLLDGPSPNNPEVLFQP, encoded by the coding sequence ATGAAACGCAATCGCCGTATCAGCGCCGTCGCGGCGCTGGCGCTCGCCGCCCTCGTCACCGGAACCGGCGCCGGGTTCGCCGCCACGACCACACCGTCGGCCACACCGGTGGCCACGCACGCGTTCGACACCGCACCGGCCACGGCCCCCGCGCCCACGCCGTCCTTCCACGGCACGCTCCCCGCGCCGACCGGCCCCTACGCCGCCGGCGAGGACATCATCCACCTCACCGACGCGAGCCGTCCCGACCCGTGGGTGCCGTCATCCGGCCCCCGCCAACTGACCGTCACGATGGTCTACCCGGCCGTCCCCGGGACCGGGACTCCGGCCCCCTACATGACCCTCGCCGAGGCAGCCGGACACATCCAGCAGGCGAAGATACCGGCGAGCTCCGGCATCACCCCACAGAACGTTTCCAGCGTCACCACTCACGCCTTCGACGGCGCTCGGCCGCAACACGGCAAGTATCCGCTGGTGCTCCTCTCACCCGGGTTCGGGGACCCGCGCATGGTGCTCACCTCGCTCGCGACCGACCTGGCCAGTCACGGCTACGTCGTCGCGCTCGTCGGCGACACCAACGGGGACAGCGGCGAGACGCTGGCGAACGGCCAGACGCCGCCGTGCGCGATCTGCGATGACCCGAACCTCGACATGGACACGGTCACCGCCAGCCGCGCGCTGGACGAGTCCTTCGTGATCGACCAGTTGACGCACGGCAATACCGCGTGGCGCCTGGCACACCTCATCGACAAGCACGAGATCGGCGTGGCCGGACACTCCATCGGCGGAGCGACGGCCGCCGCCACGATGATCGCCGACCCGCGAGTACGGGCCGGAGTGAACATGGACGGCAAGTTCTACCCGGTCCCGATGCCAGGCCAGATCAACCGGCCGTTCCTCATGCTGGGCGAGACCGACACCCACTTGGCCGGCGGCTCCGACACCACGTGGGAGCAGACCTGGGCCGCCCTCGGCGGCTACAAGAAGTGGCTGACGGTCACCGGCGCCAACCATCCCAGCTTCACTGACGTAGACCTGCTCGAGGAGCAGGCCGGGTTCCCGACGCCGCCCCTCGACCCCGAACGTGGAATCGTGATCACGCGTGAGTACGTGACAGCGTTCTTCGACCAGACGCTGAAGAACATCCACAGTCCGCTGCTGGACGGCCCCTCGCCGAACAATCCGGAGGTACTTTTCCAGCCCTAG
- a CDS encoding ABC transporter ATP-binding protein, with protein sequence MPGGDFVLRVRNVHKRYGRRSVLRGASLDLSAGQLVGIVGENGAGKSTLLRILVGDLTMDSGTVDHKGRVGYCPQKTVLHEAFTVDQHLRYFQAAYDLDCVDRALELLEALNFTEYRHQRVHTLSGGTRQKLNLTLALMHNPRLLLLDEPYQGFDWETYLRFWEVAHALRESGCSVLVVSHLAYDTDRLDTVYQLTDGALLHTGRLADSTRGGVA encoded by the coding sequence ATGCCGGGGGGTGACTTCGTTCTGCGCGTGCGCAACGTGCACAAGAGATATGGACGACGCTCCGTGCTCCGGGGCGCGAGCCTTGATCTGTCCGCCGGCCAACTCGTGGGGATCGTCGGCGAGAACGGTGCGGGCAAGAGCACTCTGCTGCGGATCCTCGTCGGCGATCTGACGATGGACAGCGGAACGGTGGACCACAAGGGACGGGTGGGTTACTGCCCGCAGAAGACTGTCCTGCACGAGGCATTCACCGTCGACCAGCACCTGCGCTACTTCCAGGCCGCCTACGACCTGGACTGTGTCGATCGGGCGCTGGAACTGCTGGAGGCGCTCAACTTCACCGAGTACCGGCATCAGCGTGTTCACACCCTCAGCGGCGGCACCCGTCAGAAGCTGAATCTCACTCTCGCGCTCATGCACAATCCTCGGCTGCTGCTCCTGGACGAGCCCTACCAGGGCTTCGACTGGGAAACATATCTGCGGTTCTGGGAGGTCGCCCATGCGCTGAGGGAGAGCGGCTGTTCGGTCCTGGTGGTCTCTCACCTCGCCTACGACACCGACCGCCTCGATACCGTGTACCAGCTGACGGACGGAGCCTTGCTGCACACCGGCCGGCTTGCCGACAGCACGCGTGGGGGCGTGGCATGA
- a CDS encoding ABC transporter permease, whose protein sequence is MSRVWLCFVTAVRFAVLAQLRNRLALALVVFFIPLWLSLAYTVSAKTAVPFFLRAAHRTITVDGNILIQLTGALHSLALIIGFMMFLATSQSAEFDSRLVMAGYPRLCLVAAKYATLLLTAAPVVLYATFWVRVFWAPERLELLAAALFVGGLIYGGAGIMLAAVLRSELAGTLLVIMVSFLDVGLQNPIANPAADSPVIRLLPTYGAMQSATSAARLGTLPWTYLALGLCWALGMTAIGVTTFALRNRHRSLGNSRPAIPSPRRRHDAIEPLPETERSR, encoded by the coding sequence ATGAGCCGGGTATGGCTGTGCTTCGTCACCGCGGTCCGCTTCGCCGTCCTTGCGCAGCTGCGCAATCGCCTGGCGCTGGCGCTGGTCGTCTTCTTCATCCCCCTGTGGCTCTCGCTCGCCTACACCGTGAGCGCCAAGACCGCGGTTCCCTTCTTCCTGCGCGCGGCCCACCGGACGATCACCGTGGACGGCAACATCCTCATTCAGCTCACAGGGGCGCTGCACTCCCTCGCGCTGATCATCGGTTTCATGATGTTCCTCGCCACCTCGCAGTCCGCGGAGTTCGACAGCCGCCTGGTGATGGCCGGCTACCCGCGCCTATGTCTGGTGGCGGCCAAGTACGCCACGCTCCTGCTGACCGCGGCCCCCGTCGTCCTCTACGCCACCTTCTGGGTCCGGGTGTTCTGGGCCCCCGAACGGCTGGAGCTGCTGGCTGCCGCTCTGTTCGTCGGCGGCCTCATCTACGGAGGGGCCGGCATCATGCTGGCCGCTGTCCTGCGCAGCGAACTCGCCGGGACCCTCCTGGTCATCATGGTCAGCTTCCTCGATGTGGGATTGCAGAACCCGATCGCCAACCCAGCGGCCGACAGTCCCGTGATTCGGCTCCTGCCCACCTACGGTGCCATGCAGTCCGCCACCAGCGCGGCACGCCTCGGCACGCTGCCCTGGACCTACCTCGCCCTAGGACTGTGCTGGGCCCTTGGCATGACGGCGATCGGCGTGACGACATTCGCCCTGCGAAACCGACACCGCTCCTTGGGTAACTCCCGGCCGGCTATCCCCTCTCCGCGCAGACGCCACGACGCGATCGAACCACTCCCCGAGACAGAACGTTCACGGTGA
- a CDS encoding LLM class flavin-dependent oxidoreductase has protein sequence MRFSINIPNFGDFADPRNVAAVAAAAEQAGWDGLFVWDHVLHRQHQGRPFGDPWMLLTAAALATSRIRLGTLLTPVARYRPQQLARQVATLDHLSGGRVIFAAGLGGPVEDEYRSFGDTADPQLLAERLDEGLDLLRRWWSGEPVDHHGRHYDVRDVTLLPATVQRPGPPVWIGGFWPRRPPMRRAARWDGAVPLFETARHGHVPDVAEVRDLVGYVRKHRMGGAERPFEFVLGGATPSDAVKAKDVIGPLRDAGATWWDERQVQTGPDLDRLSPVMRRIEAGPPVI, from the coding sequence ATGCGCTTCTCCATCAACATCCCCAACTTCGGTGACTTTGCCGACCCTCGTAACGTCGCGGCCGTGGCGGCTGCCGCCGAACAGGCCGGCTGGGACGGGCTCTTCGTCTGGGACCACGTACTGCACCGACAACACCAGGGGCGCCCCTTCGGAGACCCTTGGATGCTGCTGACAGCGGCCGCGCTGGCGACCTCGCGGATCCGGCTGGGCACCTTGCTGACGCCGGTCGCCCGTTATCGTCCGCAGCAACTTGCCCGCCAGGTGGCCACCCTGGACCATCTCAGCGGCGGCCGCGTGATCTTCGCAGCGGGCCTGGGCGGGCCGGTCGAGGACGAGTACCGCAGCTTCGGCGACACCGCTGACCCACAGCTCCTCGCCGAGCGGCTGGATGAAGGACTGGACTTGTTGAGGCGCTGGTGGTCCGGCGAGCCGGTGGACCACCATGGCCGGCACTACGACGTCCGGGACGTGACGCTGCTGCCCGCGACCGTGCAGCGGCCTGGTCCGCCGGTGTGGATCGGCGGGTTCTGGCCGCGCCGCCCGCCGATGCGGCGGGCAGCGCGGTGGGACGGCGCGGTGCCTCTTTTCGAGACGGCCCGGCATGGGCACGTGCCCGATGTGGCAGAGGTTCGGGATCTTGTGGGTTATGTGCGCAAGCACCGTATGGGCGGGGCCGAGCGGCCCTTCGAGTTCGTGCTCGGCGGTGCCACGCCCTCGGATGCCGTGAAGGCCAAGGACGTGATCGGTCCGCTGCGCGACGCCGGCGCCACCTGGTGGGACGAGCGGCAGGTCCAGACGGGCCCGGATCTGGACCGCCTGTCCCCGGTAATGCGCCGGATCGAGGCGGGGCCGCCGGTGATCTGA
- a CDS encoding nitroreductase family deazaflavin-dependent oxidoreductase, translating to MRFLNQIATSRWASGPMRAMVPWDAALQLRTKGRLSIGRAVGLHSLLLTTTGARTGQPRQVPLFHVPCEHGFAVIGSNLGGNNHPAWSSNLLKYPYATVVTRGKQFRVLARETHGLEREEIWLTILTVSPGYAAYDARCSRNLRIFVLQPVPA from the coding sequence ATGCGATTCCTGAACCAGATCGCCACCAGCCGCTGGGCCAGCGGCCCGATGCGAGCGATGGTGCCCTGGGACGCAGCACTACAGCTCCGTACCAAGGGACGCCTCAGCATCGGACGGGCAGTCGGCCTCCACTCGCTCCTGCTCACTACCACCGGTGCCCGCACCGGACAGCCCCGCCAGGTCCCGCTGTTCCACGTGCCGTGTGAGCACGGCTTCGCCGTCATCGGCTCGAACCTCGGCGGAAACAACCACCCTGCCTGGAGCAGCAACCTCCTCAAATACCCGTACGCCACCGTCGTCACCCGCGGGAAGCAGTTCCGTGTCCTCGCTCGTGAGACCCACGGCCTCGAACGTGAGGAGATCTGGCTGACGATCCTCACCGTTTCACCCGGCTACGCAGCCTACGACGCACGCTGCAGCCGGAACTTGCGGATCTTCGTCCTGCAACCCGTACCCGCATAA
- a CDS encoding NAD(P)/FAD-dependent oxidoreductase, whose translation MNTEEMLEEFDVVVVGGGTAGLSGALTLARARRSVLVLDSGQPRNAPADAAHGLLSRDGVSPRDLLRTGRIEVARYGGTLLQEGAKSARRTGGRFVVGTQSGRTFRARRLLVTTGLVDELPEVPGLWARWGRDVLHCPYCHGWEVRDRTIGVLGTSAASVHQALLFRQWSSRVTLFLHSGPEPSEEQWERLAARGIEVVQGEVSGLDVTDDALSGVRLASGLRVPVDALVVAPRFVARGEILSGLGVDPVEHPMGVGTYVPSAPGGATEAPGVYVAGNVTDLMGGLPAAQASGVAAAAAINADLVNADADEAVARRRPAQVFSAADEALVCERVLGDRRHGLDSMLPSESGR comes from the coding sequence ATGAACACGGAAGAGATGCTGGAAGAGTTCGATGTCGTTGTCGTCGGCGGTGGAACCGCAGGTCTGTCGGGTGCGCTGACCCTGGCCCGGGCCAGGCGTTCGGTGTTGGTACTCGATTCCGGGCAACCACGCAATGCCCCCGCAGACGCGGCCCATGGCCTGTTGTCGCGTGACGGGGTGTCGCCACGGGATCTGCTGCGCACCGGTCGTATCGAAGTCGCCCGCTACGGAGGCACGCTGCTCCAGGAAGGCGCGAAGTCGGCACGCCGGACGGGCGGCAGGTTCGTCGTGGGCACGCAGAGCGGCCGTACCTTTCGTGCCCGCCGTCTGCTGGTGACGACGGGCCTGGTGGACGAGCTGCCGGAGGTGCCGGGGCTCTGGGCGCGGTGGGGGCGCGACGTGCTGCACTGCCCCTACTGCCACGGCTGGGAAGTGCGCGACAGGACGATCGGGGTGCTGGGCACCAGCGCCGCATCGGTGCACCAGGCGCTGCTGTTCCGCCAGTGGTCATCGCGTGTCACGCTGTTCCTTCACTCCGGCCCGGAGCCGAGTGAGGAGCAGTGGGAGCGCCTCGCGGCGCGCGGCATTGAGGTCGTGCAGGGTGAGGTGTCCGGCCTGGATGTCACGGACGACGCCCTGAGCGGTGTCCGGTTGGCCTCGGGCCTGCGTGTCCCCGTGGACGCGCTGGTGGTGGCGCCACGGTTCGTGGCGCGCGGCGAGATCCTGTCCGGCCTGGGAGTCGACCCGGTGGAGCACCCGATGGGTGTGGGCACCTATGTTCCCTCCGCGCCGGGCGGTGCGACCGAGGCTCCCGGGGTGTATGTGGCGGGCAACGTCACCGATTTGATGGGCGGTCTGCCCGCGGCGCAGGCGTCCGGTGTGGCGGCGGCCGCGGCGATCAACGCCGACCTGGTAAACGCCGACGCCGACGAGGCAGTGGCCCGTCGCCGGCCCGCCCAGGTTTTCAGCGCGGCCGATGAGGCGCTCGTGTGCGAGCGGGTCCTGGGCGATCGCCGGCACGGCCTGGATTCGATGCTGCCCTCCGAATCCGGCCGGTAA
- a CDS encoding polyprenyl synthetase family protein, translating to MPTDVAERADRRLHEALVRPVRYLVEAGGARLRPRLLLAAIDLLGGDVARYAPLAAAMELMHTGSLMVDDVQDGATLRRGRAPSHAVFGQATALNAGTAAYFTFDHALRSTLPEDAALRAAVTETCLGVLRSAHAGQGLDLEGHQAEMDAAVAAGCGREVQHLVRLTHRLKSGAPVRACMETAALLTGAGKDVQAALGAFGEAVGVSYQIIDDVLDLDGVVRGGSATKRAGEDLFNGKVTMPMAHAVDLLPQARMARLWNGLRDGRAGKRRVVKAAQVLRGCGALEASRTEAFTKLRREWERVEDLIEDSPKTRALWTLAHQAVSESRRGLLAMGHEPEGP from the coding sequence ATGCCGACAGATGTCGCCGAGCGGGCGGATCGCCGCCTCCACGAGGCGCTCGTCCGGCCCGTGCGCTATCTCGTCGAGGCCGGTGGCGCACGGCTGCGCCCGCGGTTGCTGTTGGCCGCGATCGACCTCCTCGGCGGCGACGTCGCCCGGTACGCGCCCCTCGCGGCGGCGATGGAACTGATGCACACCGGTTCGCTCATGGTCGACGACGTCCAGGACGGGGCGACTCTGCGGCGCGGCCGGGCACCTTCACACGCCGTCTTCGGGCAGGCCACTGCCCTGAATGCCGGTACGGCCGCCTACTTCACCTTCGACCATGCCCTTCGGTCCACGCTGCCCGAGGATGCCGCACTGCGCGCCGCCGTCACCGAAACCTGCCTGGGTGTGCTGCGCTCGGCCCACGCCGGCCAGGGCCTGGATCTGGAAGGCCACCAGGCGGAGATGGACGCCGCGGTGGCGGCCGGCTGTGGCCGTGAGGTCCAGCATCTCGTCCGGCTGACCCACCGGTTGAAGTCGGGCGCACCGGTACGTGCGTGTATGGAGACCGCGGCGCTGCTCACCGGCGCCGGCAAGGACGTGCAGGCCGCACTCGGAGCGTTCGGGGAGGCCGTGGGGGTCTCCTACCAGATCATCGACGACGTCCTGGACCTGGACGGCGTCGTACGAGGGGGGAGCGCCACCAAGCGGGCCGGAGAGGACCTGTTCAACGGGAAGGTCACTATGCCGATGGCCCACGCGGTCGACCTGCTCCCCCAGGCCCGCATGGCGCGACTGTGGAACGGCCTGCGCGACGGCCGCGCGGGCAAACGCCGGGTTGTCAAAGCAGCACAGGTGCTGCGCGGGTGCGGGGCGTTGGAAGCAAGCCGTACCGAAGCGTTCACGAAGCTGCGGCGTGAATGGGAACGCGTGGAAGATCTCATTGAGGATTCCCCGAAGACCCGGGCGCTATGGACGCTGGCCCACCAAGCCGTCAGCGAATCGCGCCGAGGACTACTGGCGATGGGCCATGAGCCCGAAGGACCTTGA